From a single Metopolophium dirhodum isolate CAU chromosome 6, ASM1992520v1, whole genome shotgun sequence genomic region:
- the LOC132947863 gene encoding DNA-directed RNA polymerase III subunit RPC7-like yields MAGSSRGKRGGGRGGGNNVGRPHISIGPDKLEADDPLDFKAPELFPPLRAAVTEIEEDSEDDDLISFEKKLAKHFHNAASFISKEEFTSPWSYLKSIDNHNYFPPSLLPKKKKSSLDEKLLTDKQWMEKLKSEITNHDYLSLQEIVSAKKNKIDDFLCPANKKKAKTDNPTTSLLINESIAKELDEEEDIDVEDSEEPKKKEDEEKDEQPKDIEEEFESDVDDELDDGTDYNKNYFDNGEGYDDDDDGLDDNDAIY; encoded by the coding sequence ATGGCTGGATCATCAAGAGGAAAGAGAGGAGGAGGGCGTGGAGGTGGTAATAATGTAGGTCGTCCACATATATCCATTGGTCCTGACAAATTAGAAGCAGACGATCCACTTGATTTTAAAGCCCCAGAACTCTTTCCACCTTTGCGAGCAGCTGTTACTGAGATTGAAGAAGATAGTGAAGATGATGATTTGATATCTTTTGAAAAGAAGTTAGCCAAACATTTTCATAATGCTGCATCATTTATTTCGAAAGAGGAGTTTACTAGCCCTTGGTCATACCTTAAATCTATAGATAACCATAACTACTTTCCACCATCTCtgttaccgaaaaaaaaaaaaagttcactggatgaaaaattattaactgaTAAACAGTGGATGGAAAAGTTAAAATCTGAGATAACTAATCATGACTATTTATCACTGCAGGAAATTGTTTCtgctaagaaaaataaaattgacgaTTTCCTTTGCCCtgccaacaaaaaaaaagcaaaaactgATAATCCCACtacatcattattaattaatgaaagtATTGCCAAAGAACTTGACGAAGAAGAAGACATTGATGTTGAAGACAGCgaagaaccaaaaaaaaaagaagatgaAGAAAAAGATGAGCAGCCCAAAGATATTGAGGAAGAATTTGAAAGTGATGTGGATGATGAATTAGATGATGGTAcagattacaataaaaattattttgataatggCGAAGggtatgatgatgatgatgatggtcTGGACGATAATGatgcaatttattaa